In one Pseudomonas purpurea genomic region, the following are encoded:
- a CDS encoding ABC transporter substrate-binding protein, translating to MKKLPLVTGLALSLLACSSLFAAEKTLRIGIEAAYPPFASKTSDGKITGFDYDIGNALCAQMKVKCEWVEGEFDGLIPSLKVKKIDAALSSMTINEDRKKSVDFTHKYYFTSSRLVMKDGAVVDDQYASLKGKTIGVQRATTTDRYASEVFEPKGVVIKRYSNNEEIYMDLAAGRLDAIFADTIPLADFLSMPRGKGYAFVGPELKDPKYVGEGAGIAVRKGNAELVAELNKAIDGIRADGEYQKISDKYFKSDIYGD from the coding sequence ATGAAAAAACTCCCCCTTGTCACTGGCCTGGCCTTGAGTCTGTTGGCGTGCAGCAGCCTGTTCGCCGCCGAGAAAACCCTGCGTATTGGCATCGAAGCGGCCTATCCACCGTTTGCCTCCAAGACTTCGGATGGAAAAATCACCGGTTTCGACTATGACATCGGCAATGCGCTATGCGCGCAGATGAAGGTCAAGTGCGAGTGGGTCGAGGGTGAGTTCGACGGTCTGATTCCTTCCCTCAAGGTGAAGAAAATCGACGCAGCGCTGTCGTCCATGACCATCAACGAAGACCGCAAAAAGTCGGTGGACTTCACCCATAAGTACTACTTCACTTCGTCGCGGCTGGTGATGAAGGACGGCGCGGTGGTGGATGATCAGTACGCCAGCCTCAAGGGCAAAACCATTGGCGTGCAGCGGGCGACCACCACGGATCGCTATGCCTCGGAAGTCTTCGAACCCAAAGGCGTCGTCATCAAGCGGTACAGCAACAACGAAGAGATTTACATGGACCTGGCGGCCGGGCGTCTGGATGCGATTTTTGCCGACACCATTCCGCTGGCTGACTTTCTGTCGATGCCGCGAGGCAAGGGTTACGCCTTTGTCGGGCCGGAACTGAAGGACCCGAAGTACGTCGGTGAAGGCGCCGGGATTGCTGTGCGCAAGGGCAATGCCGAATTGGTTGCCGAACTGAACAAGGCCATCGACGGGATTCGGGCCGATGGCGAATACCAGAAGATTTCAGACAAGTACTTCAAGTCGGATATCTACGGCGATTGA
- a CDS encoding PAS domain-containing protein, protein MPPPPQDPALDNFRAIADAIATLFFPHAEVVLHDLRTQKIDYIANNISKREVGDDAALEDMLSEGTLERNIGPYEKLNWDGQKIRSLSSVLRDNDGLPIAMLCINLNISLFENAKAALDLFLSPSKLIPQPDALFRDDWQERINTFLHNWLRERQLGLNVLTREHKRELVLALHAEGAFKGKSASNYVANVLNMGRATVYKHLKELKG, encoded by the coding sequence ATGCCCCCACCTCCTCAAGACCCTGCATTGGATAACTTCCGTGCGATCGCCGATGCCATCGCCACGCTGTTTTTCCCCCACGCCGAGGTGGTGCTGCACGACCTGCGTACACAGAAAATCGATTACATCGCCAACAACATTTCCAAGCGGGAAGTCGGCGATGACGCCGCCCTTGAGGACATGCTCAGCGAAGGCACCCTTGAGCGGAATATCGGCCCCTACGAAAAACTCAACTGGGACGGTCAGAAGATTCGCAGCCTCAGCAGCGTCTTACGCGACAACGACGGCCTGCCGATCGCAATGTTGTGCATCAACCTGAACATTTCATTGTTCGAAAACGCCAAGGCTGCACTGGACCTGTTTCTCTCGCCGAGCAAACTGATCCCGCAACCGGATGCCTTGTTTCGCGATGACTGGCAGGAACGGATCAACACCTTCCTGCACAACTGGTTGCGCGAACGGCAATTGGGCCTGAATGTGCTGACCCGCGAACACAAACGCGAACTGGTGCTGGCGCTGCACGCCGAAGGCGCCTTCAAGGGCAAAAGCGCCTCCAACTATGTGGCCAATGTACTGAATATGGGGCGGGCGACGGTGTACAAGCATTTGAAGGAATTGAAGGGCTGA
- the moaE gene encoding molybdopterin synthase catalytic subunit MoaE, which translates to MAVRVQSTAFDPGAEVNAMHAANAGVGAVVSFVGYVRDFNDGLDVAGMFLEHYPGMTEKALGKIAVEAEQRWPLLKLEVLHRIGALEPGEPIVFVGAASAHRQAAFDACAFVMDYLKTRAPFWKKETTADGPRWVEGRASDHVAADRWKN; encoded by the coding sequence ATGGCGGTTCGCGTGCAGTCCACGGCGTTCGATCCGGGCGCTGAAGTCAATGCGATGCACGCGGCGAATGCCGGTGTCGGCGCGGTGGTGAGTTTTGTCGGCTACGTGCGCGACTTCAATGACGGCCTCGACGTCGCCGGGATGTTTCTGGAACATTACCCGGGCATGACCGAAAAGGCCCTCGGCAAAATCGCCGTTGAGGCCGAACAGCGCTGGCCGCTGCTCAAACTCGAAGTTCTGCACCGCATCGGTGCCCTCGAACCCGGCGAGCCGATTGTCTTCGTCGGCGCCGCCAGCGCCCATCGTCAGGCAGCTTTCGATGCGTGCGCCTTTGTCATGGATTACCTGAAAACCCGTGCGCCGTTCTGGAAAAAAGAAACCACCGCCGATGGCCCGCGCTGGGTTGAAGGGCGGGCCAGTGATCATGTGGCAGCGGATCGCTGGAAGAATTAA